The nucleotide sequence GGGCATCAGGGGCCACTAGGTGGTGGTGAAGAGGTGGCTGTAATACTCCACACCTCTGCAATGGCCTCTGTGCGCACCCCTGGTTGCCGATGAAGAAGTTGAAGCTTAGAAGGGGCAACATTTGCCCAGCACACAACAGGCATCCAAGAACATAATCTAAATATCCCTTCAGGAGCCTGCGATGGAGACTCActgctcccattttacagatggggaaaccaagccccagggaaggagggaggcgcCTGGGCTGTGTCTTGTGATGCTTGGAAGTTCCTGTAGGATGAAGCTGGGGAGCATCCGAATGGGAGGCCAGGCTGCCGTCTGGTGATGTCAGGGTCCTCACCCCTCTCTGCCCCCTCAGGCTATGGAAGAAGATATGGGCCGTCCCCAGCCCCGAGCAGTTCTTCGTGCCCCTGTACAAGGGCTGCAGCGGAGACTTCAAGGTGAGCTCCCCACCCTGTGACGAGCTCCTCTGagcccctcctcctcttcaggAGCCTCACCTCTCCTCACTCCAGGCTCCCCAGCCTTACCCCACAGGCCTAGAGCATCCAGGTCTCAGCCACGCCACAAGCCAGGCCTCAATTTCCCAACGTGCAAAGTGTAGACATTCTTGTAGTGCAGAATTGGCAGAAGAATTAAACAAGATTtgaccaggtgtagtggctcacgtctgcaatcccaacagtttgggaggccaaagcaggtggactgcttgaggccaggagctccagaacagcctgggcaacacagggagacccccacCACCACTCCACctccccgtctctaccaaaacttttaaaatcattcaagcgaggtggtgcacgcctgtagtcccagctactcaggaggctgaggcaggagaatcgttcacaggctgcagtgagctatgatcacaccactgcactccagcctggccaacagacagagaccctatctaaaaaaaaaaaaaaatcaaaaagaaagagtAAACAAAATAATGCAGAATTGACCCAGCCCAAGGAGCCAGACTGGGAGAGGGGGTGAGGCTGGTGGTCTTTTGAGTCACAGATTGCCCCCGTGGTCCTTTCTTAGGTGCCCTTAACCTGGGTTGGAGAGGGAGTGGGTTCTGGGAAGGGTCTGGCCCCAACGTTCGCCAAGCCTCCAACTCGCCACCTCCCGCCAGCACCCACAGGTTGTCTGTGCCCATTTACAGCCCTGTCACCCACCCTGCAGCAGTGGGAGGGGCTGCCGCAGAGAGGATGTGGTGAAAGAGGTGGGAGGGGCAGCCCCACCTGCTGCAGCTGAGCCTGAAAGTCAGACAGTGCAGACCTAGAGCATTGATTGAGCTCCTGCTGTCTGCCTGGCGCTGTGCTGGACACCCTTCCTGCCTCACTCATTCTCATATTCACAGCAGCCCCTGCGGAGCGGATGTTCTACTGCCCCCAGGGCACCCACGAGGAGGCCAAAGCTCAGAGTGGGCAGAGAGGAACCTGGACTCTCACCAACATAAGACCCACCCTTTTCTCTTCCCTAAAGCTTAAATATCACATTTATTTTGGGTTGATTTTTACCAATACTCCTATAGCACTTGCCATATACCAGGCAGTCCCCTAGGAGCATCATAAACAGTGACTCATTTAACTCTCACGATGACTCTATGGATGGGTGCTATTATtaggtccattttacagatgaggaaactgaggcaccgagAGGGTAAGTAATTGGCTTAAGGGCACACAGCTGAGAAGTGACTTTAAATCAGTGGTGGTAGTCACATCACAGTTCTGAGATGAGTTTTTGAGGAAGATGAGCTCAAAACAGGGAGATTCCCATTCTCTGGGATTTTCCTTGCCAATTGCATGAGGATTCTGGTGTCATGAGTGGGAGTCtggacagggaagggaaggggagggtcCTTCAAGTTTAAGGGCCACCGCCTCAGCCAGCATCACTCACATCCTTTATCCTCAAAGTATACAAAGGCCTTTCCAAGTGGCTTTTCACTGATCCACTCCactcattcattttattaatagacatttattgagcacctactgtgtgctaggtacTGGGGCTACAACCATGGACAGAAGAGACAAGACTTATGCCCGGGGGCCAAGTTTCTGTCTGGTGGTGACACATAAACCAGGAGAGTGCTAGGTTTCAAGAAGCATCAAGGAGGAGGGAAAGCAGGAGATGGCTCAGGGGTACCTCAGACGTCAGGCCCTCCTGCCCCCATGTCTCCTTGACTCAGGAATCTTGGCCCCTGCTTGGGCTACGGGACCACCAGTTGGCTGAGTGATCACACTACTAAGGGTAGCAACTCCCTTCTACaagtagggaaactgaggcacagagtaggAAGGGGACACCAGTGGGGCCCCCACTAGGGTAGGAGCACATCACGGTCCTGattcctcactctctctctctgtctctcagtgtCTTTGTCTATCTTCacgtctctgtctttctctctcgaTGTCTCTTTGtcttgtctctgtgtctgtgtctgtctttctgtctgtttaAACCCTcaccttggctgggcgcggtggctcacacctataatcccagcactttcggaggctgaggcgggtggatcacctgaaagcaggagttcaagaccagtctggccaacatggtgaaaccccatctctattaaaaatacaaaaattggccgggcgcggtggctcaagcctgtaatcccagcactttgggaggccgagacgggcggatcatgaggtcaggagatcgagaccatcctggctaacacggtgaaaccccgtctctactaaaaatacaagaaaattagccgggcgaggtggcgggcgcctgtagtcccagctactcgggaggctgaggcaggagaatggcgtgaacccgggggagcggagcttgcagtgagccgagatcgcgccactgcactccagcctgggcgacagagcgagactccgcgtcaaaaaaaaaaaaaacaaaaaacaaaaattagccgagtgtggtgacaggcgcctgtagtcccagctacttgggaggtttaggcaggagaatcactcgaacctgggaggcagaggttgcagtgagccgagatggtaccactgcactccaacctgggcgacagagccagattgtctcaaaagaataaaagtaaaaaaataaataaaccctcACCTTACCCTCATCCTGTGCTaagactctctctctttttctctttcacagaAGTGGGTCGGTGCTCCCTTCACTGGCTCCAGGCTGGAGTTGGGACCCTGGAGCCCAGAAGTGCCCTCAGCCCTGGAGGTGTACAGCTGCCACCCACCACAGAGCCCCGCCAAGAGGCTGCAGCTCACGGAGCTACAAGAACCAACAGAGCTGGTGGAGTCTGACGGCGTGTCCAAGCCCAGCTTCTGGGCGACGGCCCAGAACTCAGGAGGCTCAGCTTACAGTGAGGAGAGGGACCGGCCGTACGGCGTGGTGTCCATCGATACAGTGACTGTGCTAGATGCAGAGGGGCCATGCACCTGGCCCTGCAGCTGTGAGGATGACGGCTACCCAGCCCTGGACCTGGACGCTGGCCTGGAGCCCAGCCCAGGCCTAGAGGATCCACTCTTGGGCGCGGGAACCACAGTCCTCTCCTGTGGCTGTGTCTCAGCTGGCAGCCCTGGGCTAGGAGGACCCCTGGGAAGCCTCCTGGACAGACTAAAGCCACCCCTTGCAGATGGGGAGGACTGGGCTGGGGGACTGCCCTGGGGTGGCCGGTCGCCCGGAGGGGTCTCAGAGAGTGAGGCGGGCTCACCCCCGGCTGGCCTGGATATGGACACGTTTGACAGTGGCTTCGTGGGCTCTGACTGCAGCAGCCCTGTGGAGTGTGACTTCACCACCCCCGGGGACGAAGGGCCCCCCCGGAGCTACCTCCGCCAGTGGGTGGTCATTCCCCCGCCACTTTCGAGCCCTGGACCCCAGGCCAGCTAGTGCGGCTGACTGGCTGTCCAGAGCTGGCCAGGCCACTGGGCCCTGAGCCAGAGGCAAGGCCACTTG is from Macaca fascicularis isolate 582-1 chromosome 20, T2T-MFA8v1.1 and encodes:
- the IL21R gene encoding interleukin-21 receptor isoform X2, with product MWNLHPSTLTLTWQDQYEELKDEATSCSLHRSAHNATHATYTCHMDVFHFMADDIFSVNVTDHSGNYTQECGSFLLADSIKPAPPFNVTVTFSGQYNISWRSDYEDPAFYMLKGKLQYELQYRNRGDPWAVSPRRKLISVDSRSVSLLPLEFRKDSSYELQVRAGPMPGSSYQGTWSEWSDPVIFQTQSEELKEGWNPHLLLLLLLVIVFIPAFWSLKTHPMWRLWKKIWAVPSPEQFFVPLYKGCSGDFKKWVGAPFTGSRLELGPWSPEVPSALEVYSCHPPQSPAKRLQLTELQEPTELVESDGVSKPSFWATAQNSGGSAYSEERDRPYGVVSIDTVTVLDAEGPCTWPCSCEDDGYPALDLDAGLEPSPGLEDPLLGAGTTVLSCGCVSAGSPGLGGPLGSLLDRLKPPLADGEDWAGGLPWGGRSPGGVSESEAGSPPAGLDMDTFDSGFVGSDCSSPVECDFTTPGDEGPPRSYLRQWVVIPPPLSSPGPQAS
- the IL21R gene encoding interleukin-21 receptor isoform X3, whose product is MDVFHFMADDIFSVNVTDHSGNYTQECGSFLLADSIKPAPPFNVTVTFSGQYNISWRSDYEDPAFYMLKGKLQYELQYRNRGDPWAVSPRRKLISVDSRSVSLLPLEFRKDSSYELQVRAGPMPGSSYQGTWSEWSDPVIFQTQSEELKEGWNPHLLLLLLLVIVFIPAFWSLKTHPMWRLWKKIWAVPSPEQFFVPLYKGCSGDFKKWVGAPFTGSRLELGPWSPEVPSALEVYSCHPPQSPAKRLQLTELQEPTELVESDGVSKPSFWATAQNSGGSAYSEERDRPYGVVSIDTVTVLDAEGPCTWPCSCEDDGYPALDLDAGLEPSPGLEDPLLGAGTTVLSCGCVSAGSPGLGGPLGSLLDRLKPPLADGEDWAGGLPWGGRSPGGVSESEAGSPPAGLDMDTFDSGFVGSDCSSPVECDFTTPGDEGPPRSYLRQWVVIPPPLSSPGPQAS
- the IL21R gene encoding interleukin-21 receptor isoform X1, translated to MLRGWAAPLLLLLLQGGWGCPDLVCYTDYLQTVICILEMWNLHPSTLTLTWQDQYEELKDEATSCSLHRSAHNATHATYTCHMDVFHFMADDIFSVNVTDHSGNYTQECGSFLLADSIKPAPPFNVTVTFSGQYNISWRSDYEDPAFYMLKGKLQYELQYRNRGDPWAVSPRRKLISVDSRSVSLLPLEFRKDSSYELQVRAGPMPGSSYQGTWSEWSDPVIFQTQSEELKEGWNPHLLLLLLLVIVFIPAFWSLKTHPMWRLWKKIWAVPSPEQFFVPLYKGCSGDFKKWVGAPFTGSRLELGPWSPEVPSALEVYSCHPPQSPAKRLQLTELQEPTELVESDGVSKPSFWATAQNSGGSAYSEERDRPYGVVSIDTVTVLDAEGPCTWPCSCEDDGYPALDLDAGLEPSPGLEDPLLGAGTTVLSCGCVSAGSPGLGGPLGSLLDRLKPPLADGEDWAGGLPWGGRSPGGVSESEAGSPPAGLDMDTFDSGFVGSDCSSPVECDFTTPGDEGPPRSYLRQWVVIPPPLSSPGPQAS